A genomic stretch from Lathyrus oleraceus cultivar Zhongwan6 chromosome 2, CAAS_Psat_ZW6_1.0, whole genome shotgun sequence includes:
- the LOC127121858 gene encoding uncharacterized protein LOC127121858: MAATAFKLKGNTDKHTKEILVMGFTGQLKGWWDNLLSSEDKYQIDSAVKIESNEEICVTTLLYAITKFFVGEPLKLQQRAADQLLNLYCPTMSDYRWYRDMFLSKLCLGSDGAADYWKERFISGLRRLFAKKVKINIKQNFNGTIPYQSLTIGKLYNYVIETGIQICTNYKLQNKIKNKKASNRREMGSFCEQYGATPLRAPSKSKNKKPASKGRNNFRYHKKQFYKDKPEFYKKPYKKNYGKKPYRKYNNKSKPKDKDVKCYKCGRFGHYANKCKVQEKFNQLSNLDLSEELKESLITTLNNILFNSKEEGSSTSKESSYEEIHQIDNSEKMDDDFDECLGLDFCSCDNCNKIINVLTNNQANTLKGILDKMESSESKNAFMRQIKIIFPKRIFTK; encoded by the coding sequence ATGGCTGCTACTGCCTTCAAACTTAAAGGAAATACGGATAAACATACTAAAGAGATATTAGTTATGGGATTTACCGGACAATTAAAAGGATGGTGGGACAACCTCCTTAGTTCAGAAGATAAATACCAAATAGATTCAGCCGTAAAAATAGAATCTAACGAAGAGATTTGTGTTACAACCCTCTTATACGCTATTACTAAGTTCTTTGTAGGAGAACCCCTTAAACTCCAACAAAGAGCAGCTGACCAATTGCTAAACCTTTATTGTCCAACCATGTCTGATTATAGGTGGTATAGAGATATGTTCTTATCTAAACTATGTCTTGGGTCGGATGGTGCGGCAGATTATTGGAAAGAAAGATTTATTAGTGGTTTACGTAGGTTATTTGCAAAAAAGGTAAAAATTAATATTAAGCAAAACTTTAATGGAACGATCCCCTATCAGTCATTAACCATTGGAAAATTATATAATTATGTAATTGAAACTGGGATACAAATTTGTACAAATTATAAATTACAAAATAAGATTAAGAATAAAAAGGCTAGTAATAGGCGTGAAATGGGATCATTTTGCGAGCAATATGGAGCTACTCCTTTAAGAGCTCCGAGTAAGTCCAAGAATAAAAAACCTGCTAGTAAAGGAAGAAATAACTTCCGTTATCATAAGAAGCAATTTTACAAAGACAAGCCAGAATTTTATAAAAAACCTTACAAGAAAAATTATGGTAAGAAACCTTACCgaaaatataataataaatcTAAACCCAAGGATAAAGATGTTAAATGCTATAAGTGTGGTCGTTTTGGCCATTATGCTAATAAATGTAAGGTTCAAGAAAAATTTAATCAACTGAGTAACTTAGACCTTTCAGAAGAGTTAAAAGAAAGCTTAATAACTACTTTAAATAACATCTTGTTTAACTCGAAGGAAGAAGGGTCGTCAACATCTAAAGAATCTTCTTACGAAGAAATACATCAAATTGACAATTCTGAAAAAATGgatgatgattttgatgaatGTTTAGGCCTAGATTTCTGTAGTTGTGACAATTGCAACAAAATAATTAATGTTTTAACAAATAATCAAGCGAATACTTTGAAAGGAATATTAGACAAAATGGAAAGTTCAGAAAGTAAGAATGCTTTCATGAGACAAATTAAAATCATATTTCCAAAAAGAATATTCACAAAGTag